One Aquarana catesbeiana isolate 2022-GZ linkage group LG06, ASM4218655v1, whole genome shotgun sequence genomic region harbors:
- the LOC141148504 gene encoding sulfotransferase 1C1-like isoform X3 — translation MNHIAEQWEGVEKFQARPDDVLIATYPKAGTTWMQEIVDSIMNNGELEKNKRAPTHVRFPFLEICSPPPIPSGVAILNNTPSPRLVKTHLPFELVPESFWEHKCKTIYVARNAKDNAVSYYFFDLMNKCQPDPGTWDQYVERFLKGEIAWGNWFDHVIGWWNAKDKHEILYMFYEDMKEDPKREIRKVMKFLGKNLSEEVLDTICHHTNFKVMKENPMANYSTVPNILLDQNLSPFMRKGEVADWMNYFTESQNKMFNMEYEKRMKGTDLKFRTNI, via the exons ATGAACCATATTGCAGAACAATGGGAGGGCGTTGAAAAATTCCAAGCCAGACCAGATGATGTCCTCATAGCGACTTATCCCAAGGCAG GCACTACATGGATGCAAGAGATTGTGGACTCCATAATGAACAATGGTGAATTAGAGAAGAACAAGCGTGCTCCCACCCATGTACGTTTTCCATTCCTGGAGATCTGCTCTCCACCACCCATTCCTTCCG GCGTAGCTATCTTGAATAACACTCCATCCCCGAGGCTGGTAAAAACCCATCTGCCCTTCGAGCTGGTGCCGGAATCTTTTTGGGAGCATAAGTGTAAA ACAATTTATGTTGCTCGGAATGCAAAGGACAACGCGGTGTCATATTATTTCTTCGATCTGATGAATAAATGTCAGCCTGACCCTGGGACCTGGGATCAGTACGTGGAAAGGTTTCTAAAGGGTGAAA TTGCCTGGGGAAACTGGTTTGACCATGTGATCGGCTGGTGGAACGCCAAAGACAAGCACGAAATCCTCTATATGTTTTATGAAGACATGAAGGAG GACCCAAAGCGAGAGATTCGAAAGGTGATGAAGTTCCTTGGGAAAAACCTCTCAGAAGAAGTGTTGGATACAATTTGCCACCACACCAATTTCAAAGTCATGAAAGAAAACCCAATGGCAAATTATTCCACCGTTCCCAATATTCTGCTGGACCAGAACCTCTCGCCCTTCATGAGGAAAG GTGAAGTTGCAGACTGGATGAATTATTTCACTGAATCCCAGAATAAAATGTTCAACATGGAATATGAGAAGAGAATGAAAGGGACAGACCTGAAATTCCGCACCAACATCTGA
- the LOC141148504 gene encoding sulfotransferase 1B1-like isoform X2: MQEPDLTQEDYAAILNKVPEGLFYRFPLCLVNGVPLMNHIAEQWEGVEKFQARPDDVLIATYPKAGTTWMQEIVDSIMNNGELEKNKRAPTHVRFPFLEICSPPPIPSGVAILNNTPSPRLVKTHLPFELVPESFWEHKCKTIYVARNAKDNAVSYYFFDLMNKCQPDPGTWDQYVERFLKGEIAWGNWFDHVIGWWNAKDKHEILYMFYEDMKEDPKREIRKVMKFLGKNLSEEVLDTICHHTNFKVMKENPMANYSTVPNILLDQNLSPFMRKGEVADWMNYFTESQNKMFNMEYEKRMKGTDLKFRTNI, translated from the exons TTAACTCAGGAGGATTATGCCGCCATCCTCAACAAAGTCCCGGAAGGTTTATTCTACAGGTTCCCGCTGTGCTTAGTTAATGGAGTACCGCTAATGAACCATATTGCAGAACAATGGGAGGGCGTTGAAAAATTCCAAGCCAGACCAGATGATGTCCTCATAGCGACTTATCCCAAGGCAG GCACTACATGGATGCAAGAGATTGTGGACTCCATAATGAACAATGGTGAATTAGAGAAGAACAAGCGTGCTCCCACCCATGTACGTTTTCCATTCCTGGAGATCTGCTCTCCACCACCCATTCCTTCCG GCGTAGCTATCTTGAATAACACTCCATCCCCGAGGCTGGTAAAAACCCATCTGCCCTTCGAGCTGGTGCCGGAATCTTTTTGGGAGCATAAGTGTAAA ACAATTTATGTTGCTCGGAATGCAAAGGACAACGCGGTGTCATATTATTTCTTCGATCTGATGAATAAATGTCAGCCTGACCCTGGGACCTGGGATCAGTACGTGGAAAGGTTTCTAAAGGGTGAAA TTGCCTGGGGAAACTGGTTTGACCATGTGATCGGCTGGTGGAACGCCAAAGACAAGCACGAAATCCTCTATATGTTTTATGAAGACATGAAGGAG GACCCAAAGCGAGAGATTCGAAAGGTGATGAAGTTCCTTGGGAAAAACCTCTCAGAAGAAGTGTTGGATACAATTTGCCACCACACCAATTTCAAAGTCATGAAAGAAAACCCAATGGCAAATTATTCCACCGTTCCCAATATTCTGCTGGACCAGAACCTCTCGCCCTTCATGAGGAAAG GTGAAGTTGCAGACTGGATGAATTATTTCACTGAATCCCAGAATAAAATGTTCAACATGGAATATGAGAAGAGAATGAAAGGGACAGACCTGAAATTCCGCACCAACATCTGA